From the Lathyrus oleraceus cultivar Zhongwan6 chromosome 4, CAAS_Psat_ZW6_1.0, whole genome shotgun sequence genome, one window contains:
- the LOC127137200 gene encoding uncharacterized protein LOC127137200: MKRDIAQFVYSCLTGQKSKVEHQRPGGLMQLLDVPEWKWDNISMDFVTGLPNTAKGNDVIWVVMNRLAKSAHFIPVKISFSLQKLAEIYISIIVKLHGIPSSIFSDRDPRFSIGMTPFEALYGRRCRTPICWYETGENVVIGPEIVHQTTEKVKMIQEKMKASQSRKKSYHGKRRKALEFSEGDHVFLRVTLLRKYIHYPSHVIQMDDMHVRDNLTVEALPLRIADREVKKLRGKEIALVKAVWGGPAEGSMT, translated from the exons atgaagagagaCATTGCTCAGTTTGTGTACTCTTGCTTGACTGGTCAAAAGTCAAAGGTGGAGCACCAGAGACCGGGTGGACTAATGCAACTGTTGGATGTccctgagtggaagtgggacaaCATATCGATGGACTTTGTAACAGGTTTACCAAACACTGCTAAAGGAAATGATGTTATATGGGTCGTTATGAATAGACTGGctaaatcggctcatttcattccggTTAAGATCAGCTTTTCGTTGCAGAAGCTAGCAGAGATTTACATCAGTATCATTGTGAAGCTTCATGGTATTCCATCTAGTATCTTTTCTGATAGAGACCCGAGGTTCAG TATTGGGATGACACCTTTTGAGGCTCTctatggtaggaggtgtagaactcctaTATGCTGGTATGAGACTGGAGAGAATGTTGTGATTGGGCCTGAGATTGTTCATCAGACCACCGAGAAGGtgaagatgatccaagagaagatgaaggcatCTCAGAGCAGGAAAAAAAGTTACCATGGCAAGAGGAGGAAGGCTCTTGAGTTCAGTGAGGGTGATCATGTTTTTCTAAGAGTCACTCTG CTCCGGAAGTATATTCATTATCCTTCTCATGTGATTCAAATGGATGATATGCATGTGAGAGATAATCTGACTGTGGAGGCTTTACCTTTGAGGATTGcggatcgagaagtgaagaaaCTCAGAGGTAAGGAGATTGCTCTTGTGAAGGCCGTCTGGGGAGGACCTGCTGAAGGGAGCATGACCTAG
- the LOC127075228 gene encoding pectate lyase: MERSLNIFLFLLCLAIMTPTLNANILESDEYWKEERPEFDSYWQERAKVAKQDNHAAYFPDPYAVSGNFTASISEIIAGKSTRRNLGGGKGGECLATNPIDRCWRCDPNWANNRQKLADCVQGFGRNTRGGKGGPIYVVTDPSDNELLNPKVGTLRHAVTRNGPLWITFARSMLITLQQELIMTSNKTIDGRGVDVYIANGAGFTIQFIKNVIIHGIKIYNIQVREGGMIIDSESHYGIRTRSDGDGISIFGSSNIWIDHVSMRNCSDGLIDAIMGSTAITISNGHFTDHNEVMLFGASDSYSDDKIMQITLAFNHFGKRLVQRMPRARFGFVHCVNNAYTHWEMYAIGGSMNPTIISEGNRFIGPENKFVGKDQINAKEVTKREYTEEKVWTSWQWRSINDEFLNGAFFVNSGPELKNRPFSRKDMITAKPGSYVGRLTRYSGILGCRVGQPC, from the exons atggagAGATCACTAAACATTTTCCTTTTTTTACTTTGTTTGGCAATCATGACTCCTACCTTGAATGCTAATATATTAGAGAGTGATGAGTATTGGAAAGAAGAAAGGCCTGAGTTTGATTCATATTGGCAGGAAAGGGCTAAAGTTGCAAAACAAGATAATCATGCAGCTTATTTTCCTGATCCTTATGCTGTCTCCGGCAATTTTACTGCTTCTATTTCCGA AATCATAGCTGGAAAGAGCACAAGAAGGAACTTGGGTGGAGGAAAAGGAGGCGAATGTTTGGCCACAAACCCGATTGACAGATGTTGGAGGTGCGACCCAAATTGGGCTAACAACCGCCAGAAGCTTGCAGACTGTGTCCAAGGATTCGGCAGAAACACCCGCGGAGGTAAAGGTGGTCCAATCTATGTTGTCACCGATCCTTCCGACAACGAATTGTTGAACCCAAAAGTCGGCACTCTCCGTCATGCAGTCACACGTAACGGTCCCCTTTGGATCACATTCGCTCGCAGCATGTTGATCACACTCCAACAAGAGCTTATTATGACAAGCAATAAGACAATTGATGGTAGAGGAGTTGATGTTTACATTGCCAATGGAGCTGGATTCACCATTCAGTTTATTAAGAATGTTATCATCCATGGAATCAAGATTTACAACATTCAAGTCCGTGAAGGTGGCATGATTATAGATTCTGAGAGTCATTATGGTATAAGGACTAGGAGTGATGGGGATGGTATTTCTATCTTCGGTTCTAGTAATATTTGGATCGATCATGTTTCCATGAGAAATTGTAGTGATGGTTTGATCGACGCGATCATGGGTTCAACTGCTATTACCATCTCTAACGGCCATTTCACCGACCACAACGAGGTGATGCTTTTCGGCGCTAGTGACTCGTATTCCGATGACAAAATAATGCAAATCACATTGGCATTCAACCACTTTGGAAAGAGATTAGTCCAAAGAATGCCAAGAGCAAGATTTGGTTTTGTCCATTGTGTTAACAATGCCTACACTCATTGGGAAATGTACGCCATTGGTGGTAGCATGAACCCTACCATTATTAGTGAAGGTAACCGGTTTATTGGCCCTGAAAACAAATTCGTAGGCAAGGACCAAATCAATGCTAAAGAGGTCACAAAGAGAGAATACACAGAGGAAAAAGTATGGACAAGCTGGCAGTGGAGATCCATCAACGATGAGTTTTTGAACGGAGCATTCTTTGTAAACTCCGGACCAGAACTAAAGAACAGACCATTTTCAAGGAAAGACATGATCACAGCTAAACCAGGAAGTTATGTTGGAAGACTTACAAGGTATTCTGGAATTCTAGGATGCCGTGTTGGTCAACCTTGTTAG